In Verrucomicrobiota bacterium, the sequence TGGGCGCGCGCTTCATCCCAATTGTCGGGGTCTTCTCCGGGTTTGTCTTCTTCACCGTGCTTCTGCTGCTCGCGTGCGGGCTCAGCCCCTGGCGCGCGGCCGTCTCGTCGTTCGTCGTGCAGATTCTCGCCTTCATCGCCCTCAAGCTCATCCACTGAGTGCGTCATTCATTGGCGCTCGCGTGTTCCAGCTTGATTGCCCTGGGGCGGACGCGCATAATGCCTCGTCATTACACCACTCACACGTTGCGGGGCGCGGCATGGACAAAACGCTCAAACTCATGGAACAAGAGAAGATCGTCGGCGTCGTTCGGACCGAGAAGACGGAGCAGGCGCTCCACCTCGTCGACGCGATGGTGGCCGGTGGGCTCAAGCTCTTCGAGATCACCTGCACAGTGCCCGACTACGTCAAGGTGCTCAAGCACCTTCAGAAGCACAAAGGCGTAACCGCCGGCGCGGGAACGGTAACTGACATGAAGCGCGCGAAGGCGGTCATCGAGGCAGGCGCGAAATTCATCGTGACGCCGAACGTCGACGAGGAAATCATCGCCTACGTGCAGAAACAGGGCTGCGTCATGATCCCGGGGGCGGTGACGCCGACTGAGATCCTGCGTGCTTGGAAGCTCGGTGTCGACGCAGTCAAGGTGTTCCCCATCAGCGCATTCGGCGGCTCATCCTATCTCGGGCTCGTGAAAGGCCCACTGCCCGAGGTTCGGCTCATGGTCGCGGGTGAGATTGAGCTCGAGCAGATCGACGAGTACCTGCGCGCGGGTGCGTTCTGCCTCGGCGTCGGCTCGGCCATCATAGACGGCCACGCACTCGCCAACGAGGCCTGGGAGCGCATCGCCGACTACACGCGCGCGGCCCTCGTCCGCGTCCGCTCAGTGTGACGAGCCTCAGGCTGCACAGATCAGACAGACTGCGCGCGGCGCCCGGAGCGTCGCGCGCATCTTTCTGGCAGCCAAGGGGATTCCCGGCGTCCGGAGGGGCCCTGTAGAGAACCGGGCGACGGAAATCCGTCGCCCGGAAGCAGTGCCGCCTGCGAGACCTGTGGCGTTTCTTCCTCAGATCTCGTCGCGGGAATGGATGATCCTGGAGACGAGCCCGTAATCCTTCGCTTCGTCGGCCGAGAGCCAGAAATCGCGCCGCGTCTGGTTGCCGACCTCGTGAAGCGTTTTCCCGGTGGCCTCGGCGACAATCGCATTGAACCGCTCTTTCATCTTGAGCAGCTCCTTGGCTGTAATCGCCAGGTCGCTCGCCTGCCCGTACGAGGCCGACAGGTAGCGCGGCTCGTGAATCATGAAGCGCGAGTTCGGCAGCGACAGACGCCGCTCCTTGTCTGCGCCGAGAAACACGACGATGCCCGCGCTCGCGCACAGGCCCGTGACAACGGCCCGGACGGGCGCCTTCGTGAACTGAAGCAAGTCGTGGATGGCC encodes:
- a CDS encoding bifunctional 4-hydroxy-2-oxoglutarate aldolase/2-dehydro-3-deoxy-phosphogluconate aldolase, with protein sequence MDKTLKLMEQEKIVGVVRTEKTEQALHLVDAMVAGGLKLFEITCTVPDYVKVLKHLQKHKGVTAGAGTVTDMKRAKAVIEAGAKFIVTPNVDEEIIAYVQKQGCVMIPGAVTPTEILRAWKLGVDAVKVFPISAFGGSSYLGLVKGPLPEVRLMVAGEIELEQIDEYLRAGAFCLGVGSAIIDGHALANEAWERIADYTRAALVRVRSV
- a CDS encoding ATP-dependent Clp protease proteolytic subunit; translation: MWPVTIDCADQSRPRRSERIAERLLRSRTIMISSSIDEETVEDLIRNLVLMEQDSVTEPITVYINTPGGAADCGLAIHDLLQFTKAPVRAVVTGLCASAGIVVFLGADKERRLSLPNSRFMIHEPRYLSASYGQASDLAITAKELLKMKERFNAIVAEATGKTLHEVGNQTRRDFWLSADEAKDYGLVSRIIHSRDEI